The following proteins come from a genomic window of Microbacterium lemovicicum:
- a CDS encoding ATP-dependent DNA ligase: protein MAGEQLASIGGRRLRITNLDKVLYPETGTTKGEVIDYYTRVGPTMIPHVIGRPVTRKRWPDGVGTAQHPGQSFFAKDLEPGAPSWVHRLPIPHSGGPKDYPLVGDVPTLVYLAQVASLELHVPQWRFTASGERGDADRLVLDLDPGPGTGLAECAEVARWAREILGHMGLDPFPVTSGSKGIQLYSALPPGQTSEQASALAHELARAIEADHPDLVVSSMKKSVRDGRVLIDWSQNNGAKTTIAPYSLRGRAHPNVAAPRTWDELDDADLRQLSFEEVLARIDDIGDPLSALGFHAGGRESDDGPLAAYISKRTAGKTPEPVPSDPAAATVDPSDLPRFVIQEHHATALHWDFRLEHDGVLVSWAVPRGVPPTPRRNSLAIMTEDHPMDYASFEGTIPAGEYGGGSVTIWDDGRFELEKWRDDEVIATLEGRPGGPLGRVRLALIRTKGAGEKSQWLLHRMKTDAAGRPQPDGEVVEASPQADGRTPAAEDEPSADGPAEDARPEPVPDLPESAPEMPVDELLAQAPPLAWPPAPADLRPMLSTTATPEWAETAARSWTGAAWAEAKWDGIRAVGVWDGESLRLWARSGNESTAKYPEISGAALALGSEPVILDGELVALDERGRPSFPLLQTRMNLARAGDVAREAKRTPVTYYLFDVLAAAGRDVTRLPLTARRSILEHVARGLPETFVVPPVFDDVREALETSRRFDLEGVVVKDPASTYRRGIRSDSWLKVKLTRTQEVVIAGIRPGQGSRASTFASLLLGIPGPDGLQYAGRVGTGFSESTLRMLQDRLEPLRTDGTTLVGVPRADARDALWVRPELVGEVEFAEFTPGGILRHSRWRGLRPDKSPSEVVRES from the coding sequence ATGGCGGGAGAGCAGCTGGCGAGCATCGGCGGTCGCCGCCTGCGCATCACCAACCTCGACAAGGTGCTCTACCCCGAGACGGGTACGACCAAAGGGGAGGTGATCGACTACTACACGCGCGTCGGGCCGACGATGATCCCGCACGTGATCGGTCGCCCGGTCACCCGCAAGCGGTGGCCCGACGGGGTGGGGACGGCGCAGCATCCGGGGCAGTCGTTCTTCGCGAAGGATCTCGAGCCCGGTGCACCGTCGTGGGTCCACCGCCTGCCGATCCCGCACTCGGGCGGCCCGAAGGACTACCCCCTGGTCGGCGACGTGCCGACCCTGGTGTACCTCGCACAGGTGGCGAGTCTCGAGCTGCACGTGCCGCAGTGGCGCTTCACCGCCTCGGGCGAGCGAGGCGACGCCGACCGCCTCGTGCTCGACCTCGACCCCGGTCCGGGGACGGGCCTGGCCGAATGCGCGGAGGTGGCCCGCTGGGCGCGGGAGATCCTCGGGCACATGGGCTTGGACCCCTTCCCCGTCACCAGCGGCAGCAAGGGCATCCAGCTCTACTCGGCGCTGCCGCCCGGGCAGACCAGCGAGCAGGCCTCCGCTCTGGCCCACGAGCTGGCGCGCGCGATCGAGGCCGATCATCCCGACCTCGTCGTCAGCTCGATGAAGAAGTCGGTGCGCGACGGTCGCGTGCTCATCGACTGGAGCCAGAACAACGGCGCGAAGACGACCATCGCCCCCTACTCGCTCCGCGGACGGGCGCACCCCAACGTCGCCGCACCCCGCACGTGGGACGAGCTCGACGATGCCGACCTCCGGCAGCTCTCCTTCGAGGAGGTGCTCGCCCGCATCGACGACATCGGCGACCCGCTCTCAGCGCTCGGGTTCCACGCCGGCGGCCGCGAGTCGGACGACGGCCCCCTCGCCGCCTACATCTCCAAGCGCACGGCGGGCAAGACGCCGGAGCCCGTGCCGTCGGACCCCGCGGCCGCGACCGTCGATCCGTCCGACCTGCCGCGCTTCGTGATCCAGGAGCACCACGCGACCGCACTGCACTGGGACTTCCGCCTCGAGCACGACGGCGTCCTCGTGAGCTGGGCGGTGCCCCGCGGCGTGCCGCCGACGCCGCGTCGCAACAGCCTGGCCATCATGACCGAGGACCACCCGATGGACTACGCCTCGTTCGAGGGCACGATCCCCGCGGGCGAGTACGGCGGGGGGTCGGTCACGATCTGGGACGACGGGCGCTTCGAGCTCGAGAAGTGGCGCGACGACGAGGTCATCGCGACCCTCGAGGGCCGCCCCGGCGGTCCGCTCGGCCGCGTGCGTCTCGCCCTCATCCGCACGAAGGGCGCGGGCGAGAAGTCGCAGTGGCTTCTGCACCGGATGAAGACGGATGCTGCGGGCCGCCCTCAGCCGGACGGCGAGGTCGTCGAGGCGTCACCGCAGGCGGACGGCAGGACTCCGGCGGCCGAAGACGAGCCCTCCGCTGACGGACCTGCCGAGGACGCGCGACCGGAACCTGTGCCCGACCTTCCCGAGTCCGCCCCCGAGATGCCGGTCGACGAGCTCCTCGCGCAGGCTCCCCCGCTCGCCTGGCCGCCCGCCCCGGCGGACCTGCGGCCGATGCTGTCGACCACCGCCACCCCCGAGTGGGCGGAGACCGCCGCGCGGTCGTGGACCGGCGCCGCGTGGGCGGAGGCGAAGTGGGACGGCATCCGTGCCGTCGGGGTGTGGGACGGCGAGAGCCTCCGCCTCTGGGCGCGCAGCGGCAACGAGTCGACGGCGAAGTACCCCGAGATCAGCGGCGCGGCTCTCGCGCTCGGTTCCGAGCCCGTGATCCTCGACGGCGAGCTCGTGGCCCTCGACGAGCGCGGCCGCCCGAGCTTCCCGCTCCTGCAGACCCGCATGAACCTGGCGCGTGCCGGAGATGTCGCCCGCGAGGCGAAGCGGACGCCCGTCACCTACTACCTCTTCGACGTCCTGGCCGCCGCGGGCCGCGACGTGACCCGCCTTCCGCTGACGGCGCGCCGCAGCATCCTGGAGCACGTCGCACGGGGCCTCCCCGAGACCTTCGTGGTCCCGCCGGTGTTCGACGACGTCCGCGAGGCGCTGGAGACCAGCCGCCGGTTCGACCTCGAGGGCGTCGTGGTGAAGGATCCCGCGTCGACGTATCGCCGCGGCATCCGCTCGGACTCCTGGCTCAAGGTGAAGCTGACGCGCACACAGGAGGTCGTGATCGCCGGCATCCGACCGGGGCAGGGCAGCCGCGCGTCGACGTTCGCGTCGTTGCTGCTCGGCATTCCGGGGCCGGACGGACTGCAGTACGCGGGGCGTGTGGGCACCGGCTTCAGCGAGAGCACGCTGCGCATGCTGCAGGACCGCCTCGAACCGCTGCGGACCGACGGCACGACGCTCGTCGGCGTGCCGCGCGCCGACGCGCGCGACGCGCTGTGGGTGCGGCCCGAGCTCGTCGGCGAGGTCGAGTTCGCGGAGTTCACGCCCGGCGGCATCCTCCGGCACTCCCGGTGGCGCGGACTGCGTCCCGACAAGTCGCCGTCCGAGGTCGTGCGCGAGAGCTGA
- a CDS encoding cation diffusion facilitator family transporter, with protein sequence MHDHAPEGGIRGGSNRRLLGVSLAITSVVMVVQVVGAVLSGSLALLADAVHMFTDAAALVIALVASMVAARPATERRTYGFQRAEVFGALINGVILIALSAWVAVEAIQRLVNPQEAEVAGGPMLIVAAIGLVANAVAMWLLSAAQKRSINVRGAYLEVLGDLLGSAMVIVAAIVILFTGWAPADAIASLLIAAMIVPRAIGLLREVASVLGEEVPRGIQVQEIRAHILRTPGVVDCHDVHVWQLTRGAPVFSAHVTVADEALRDGASSAILSRLQGCLADHFDVEHSTFQLEAAGHVEHDDARHA encoded by the coding sequence ATGCACGATCACGCGCCGGAGGGCGGCATCCGCGGCGGCAGCAACCGCCGGCTGCTGGGCGTGTCGCTCGCGATCACCTCGGTGGTCATGGTGGTGCAGGTCGTCGGTGCCGTCCTGTCCGGATCGCTCGCCCTCCTCGCGGACGCCGTCCACATGTTCACGGATGCCGCGGCGCTGGTCATCGCGCTCGTGGCGAGCATGGTTGCTGCCCGGCCCGCCACCGAGCGACGCACCTACGGCTTCCAGCGCGCCGAGGTCTTCGGCGCGCTGATCAACGGCGTCATCCTGATCGCGTTGTCGGCGTGGGTGGCCGTAGAGGCCATCCAGCGCCTGGTGAATCCGCAGGAGGCGGAGGTGGCCGGCGGCCCGATGCTCATCGTCGCCGCGATCGGGCTCGTCGCCAACGCGGTGGCCATGTGGCTGCTGAGCGCGGCGCAGAAGCGCAGCATCAACGTGCGCGGGGCGTACCTCGAGGTGCTGGGCGACCTCCTCGGCTCCGCCATGGTCATCGTCGCGGCGATCGTCATCCTGTTCACCGGATGGGCGCCAGCCGACGCGATCGCCTCCCTGCTCATCGCAGCGATGATCGTGCCGCGCGCGATCGGCCTGCTGCGCGAGGTGGCCTCGGTGCTCGGCGAAGAGGTGCCGCGCGGCATCCAAGTGCAGGAGATCCGCGCGCACATCCTGCGCACTCCCGGCGTCGTCGACTGTCACGACGTGCACGTGTGGCAGCTCACGCGCGGAGCGCCGGTCTTCTCGGCGCACGTCACGGTCGCCGACGAGGCGCTCCGCGACGGCGCCTCCTCGGCCATCCTCAGCCGGCTGCAGGGCTGCCTGGCAGATCACTTCGACGTCGAGCACTCGACGTTCCAGCTCGAGGCCGCGGGGCACGTCGAGCACGACGACGCGCGCCACGCCTGA
- the rdgB gene encoding RdgB/HAM1 family non-canonical purine NTP pyrophosphatase codes for MGRIVLATHNPHKVVEFQAIVAEVRPDLEVIAYDGPEPVEDGVTFAHNALIKARAAAAHTGLPALADDSGICVDVLGGSPGVFSAYWAGHAKDAAANLALLLDQLSDIADAHRTAHFTSAIAVVTPAGEEHVVEGIWPGRLAREAGGAGGFGYDPAFIPDGQDPEAERTVGEWSAVEKNGESHRARAFRELGPLLAEL; via the coding sequence GTGGGTCGCATCGTCCTCGCCACCCACAATCCGCACAAGGTCGTCGAGTTCCAGGCGATCGTGGCGGAGGTGCGGCCCGACCTCGAGGTCATCGCCTACGACGGGCCGGAACCCGTGGAGGACGGCGTGACGTTCGCGCACAACGCCCTCATCAAGGCGCGCGCCGCAGCCGCTCACACCGGGCTGCCCGCGCTGGCGGACGACTCCGGCATCTGCGTCGACGTGCTCGGCGGGTCGCCCGGGGTCTTCTCCGCCTACTGGGCCGGGCACGCGAAGGACGCCGCGGCCAACCTCGCCCTGCTGCTCGACCAGCTCTCCGACATCGCCGACGCGCACCGCACCGCGCACTTCACCTCGGCGATCGCGGTGGTCACGCCGGCTGGCGAGGAGCACGTCGTCGAGGGCATCTGGCCGGGGCGGCTGGCGCGCGAGGCCGGGGGAGCGGGCGGCTTCGGCTACGACCCCGCCTTCATCCCCGACGGCCAGGACCCGGAGGCCGAGCGCACGGTCGGCGAGTGGTCCGCGGTGGAGAAAAACGGCGAGTCCCACCGCGCGCGCGCGTTCCGGGAGCTCGGCCCGCTGCTCGCCGAGCTCTGA
- the rph gene encoding ribonuclease PH, with amino-acid sequence MSEIIRADGRAVDDLRPITIERGWSAHAEGSALISFGGTKVLCTASFTNGVPRWLTGKGKGWVTAEYAMLPRATNSRNDRESIKGKVGGRTHEISRLIGRALRAVVDTKALGENTIVIDCDVLQADGGTRTAAITGAYVALADAIEWGRAKKFIGQKATPLIDSVAAVSVGIIDGTPMLDLAYVEDVRAETDMNVVVTGRGLFVEVQGTAEGAPFDKRELDALLELGVAGCADLRDLQTTALAGE; translated from the coding sequence ATGAGCGAGATCATCCGGGCAGACGGCCGCGCCGTCGACGACCTGCGTCCCATCACCATCGAGCGCGGGTGGAGCGCGCACGCCGAGGGGTCCGCGCTGATCTCCTTCGGCGGCACCAAGGTGCTGTGCACGGCGTCGTTCACCAACGGCGTGCCGCGCTGGCTGACGGGCAAGGGCAAGGGCTGGGTGACGGCGGAGTACGCGATGCTGCCGCGTGCGACCAATTCCCGCAACGACCGCGAGAGCATCAAGGGCAAGGTCGGCGGGCGCACGCACGAGATCTCCCGCCTCATCGGTCGCGCGCTGCGTGCCGTCGTGGACACGAAGGCGCTCGGCGAGAACACCATCGTCATCGACTGCGACGTGCTGCAGGCCGACGGCGGCACGCGCACCGCGGCGATCACCGGCGCCTACGTCGCGCTGGCCGACGCCATCGAATGGGGCCGCGCGAAGAAGTTCATCGGGCAGAAGGCCACGCCGCTGATCGACTCCGTGGCGGCCGTCTCGGTCGGCATCATCGACGGCACGCCGATGCTCGACCTCGCCTACGTCGAGGACGTCCGCGCCGAGACCGACATGAACGTCGTGGTGACCGGCCGCGGCCTGTTCGTCGAGGTGCAGGGCACCGCGGAGGGTGCGCCGTTCGACAAGCGCGAGCTCGATGCCCTGCTCGAGCTCGGCGTCGCCGGCTGCGCCGATCTCCGCGACCTTCAGACCACGGCCCTCGCGGGGGAGTGA
- the murI gene encoding glutamate racemase has product MDDAPIGIFDSGVGGLTVARSISALLPRESLLYIGDTAHSPYGPKPIADVRRYSLEVLDTLVDQGVKMLVIACNTASAAMLRDARERYSVPVVEVIGPAVRTAMSTTRNGRIGVIGTAGTIASRAYQDMLEVNARLTVFARACPRFVEFVEAGVTESSEVLAVAEEYLAPLRHAGVDTLVLGCTHYPFLEGAISYVMGEGVSLVSSDSETAKDVYRQLVSRDLLAGPDAAPTHVYEATGTSADDFVTLAHRLMGREIRDVQLVQTGAIDLPR; this is encoded by the coding sequence GTGGATGACGCGCCGATCGGGATCTTCGACTCCGGGGTCGGCGGGCTCACCGTCGCCCGATCGATCTCTGCGCTCCTGCCGCGCGAGTCGCTGCTCTACATCGGCGACACGGCACATTCGCCCTACGGCCCCAAGCCCATCGCCGACGTGCGCCGCTACTCGCTCGAGGTGCTCGACACCCTCGTCGACCAGGGCGTGAAGATGCTCGTCATCGCCTGCAACACGGCCTCGGCCGCCATGCTGCGCGACGCGCGCGAGCGCTACTCCGTGCCGGTGGTGGAGGTGATCGGCCCCGCCGTCCGCACGGCGATGTCGACGACCCGCAACGGCCGTATCGGCGTCATCGGCACGGCGGGGACCATCGCCTCGCGCGCCTACCAGGACATGCTCGAGGTGAACGCCCGCCTGACCGTCTTCGCCCGCGCCTGCCCGCGCTTCGTCGAGTTCGTCGAGGCGGGGGTCACCGAGTCGTCCGAGGTGCTCGCCGTCGCCGAGGAGTACCTCGCACCGCTCCGTCACGCCGGCGTCGACACGCTCGTGCTCGGCTGCACGCACTACCCGTTCCTGGAGGGTGCTATCAGCTACGTCATGGGCGAGGGCGTGTCGCTGGTCTCCAGCGACAGCGAGACCGCGAAGGACGTCTACCGGCAGCTCGTCTCCCGAGATCTTCTCGCGGGGCCGGATGCTGCGCCCACCCATGTCTACGAGGCCACCGGCACCTCCGCCGACGACTTCGTCACGCTCGCGCACCGGCTGATGGGCCGGGAGATCCGCGACGTCCAGCTGGTGCAGACCGGCGCCATCGACCTGCCGCGCTGA
- a CDS encoding nicotinate phosphoribosyltransferase produces MTSTGVLRSTALHTDRYELTMLDAALRDGTAGRRCVFELFARRLPGARRFGVVAGTGRLMSLIRDFRFGEDELRYLRDEKVVDASTVSYLEDYRFGGSIIGYREGEAYFPGSPVLTVEGTFAEAVILETLALSVLNHDCAVATAAARMSIAAGDRPLAEMGSRRAGEESAVAAARAAYIAGFGATSNLEAGRRWGVPTMGTAAHSWTLLHDTEEDAFRAQIAALGPSTTLLVDTYDIRRGVELAVQVAGPELGGVRIDSGDLPTVAAEVRAQLDELGATRTRITVTSDLDEYAIAALAASPVDAYGVGTSVVTGSGSPTAGMVYKLVARQDAAGSWVGVAKASADKASRGGRKAAFRTLEHGTATSELVTVSDGFEDVATAAEHPDARALQTSFVTGGDIDAAAEGPEGVAAARSHHARVREELPVRALALSRSDPALETVFVDVA; encoded by the coding sequence ATGACGAGCACCGGCGTCCTGCGCAGCACGGCCCTCCACACCGACCGCTACGAGCTCACCATGCTCGATGCGGCCCTGCGCGACGGGACGGCGGGCCGCCGCTGCGTCTTCGAGCTGTTCGCGCGCCGCCTCCCCGGTGCCCGCCGCTTCGGCGTCGTCGCCGGCACCGGGCGCCTGATGAGCCTCATCCGCGACTTCCGCTTCGGCGAGGACGAGCTGCGCTACCTCCGCGACGAGAAGGTCGTGGATGCCTCGACCGTCTCCTACCTCGAGGACTACCGCTTCGGCGGCTCGATCATCGGCTACCGCGAGGGCGAGGCGTACTTCCCCGGCTCCCCCGTGCTGACGGTGGAGGGCACGTTCGCGGAGGCGGTGATCCTGGAGACGCTCGCGCTGAGCGTGCTCAACCACGACTGCGCCGTCGCCACGGCCGCCGCGCGCATGTCGATCGCGGCCGGCGACCGGCCGCTGGCGGAGATGGGCTCGCGCCGCGCGGGCGAGGAGTCGGCCGTGGCCGCCGCGCGCGCCGCGTACATCGCCGGCTTCGGCGCCACCTCGAACCTCGAGGCCGGACGCCGCTGGGGCGTACCCACCATGGGCACCGCGGCCCACTCGTGGACGCTGCTGCACGACACCGAGGAAGACGCCTTCCGCGCCCAGATCGCCGCTCTCGGCCCGAGCACGACGCTCCTCGTCGACACCTACGACATCCGCCGCGGTGTCGAGCTCGCCGTGCAGGTCGCCGGCCCCGAGCTGGGCGGCGTCCGCATCGACTCCGGCGACCTCCCCACCGTCGCCGCCGAGGTGCGCGCGCAGCTGGACGAACTCGGCGCCACGCGCACGCGCATCACCGTCACGAGCGACCTCGACGAGTACGCGATCGCGGCGCTCGCGGCCTCCCCCGTCGACGCGTACGGCGTCGGCACGTCGGTCGTGACGGGCTCCGGGTCGCCGACGGCAGGGATGGTCTACAAGCTCGTCGCACGACAGGATGCCGCGGGCTCCTGGGTCGGCGTCGCCAAGGCGTCCGCCGACAAGGCCTCCCGCGGAGGACGCAAGGCCGCGTTCCGGACGCTCGAGCACGGCACCGCGACGAGCGAGCTCGTCACCGTGTCGGACGGCTTCGAGGACGTCGCCACGGCGGCCGAGCACCCGGATGCCCGCGCACTCCAGACGAGCTTCGTCACCGGCGGCGACATCGACGCGGCGGCCGAGGGCCCCGAGGGTGTCGCGGCCGCACGGTCACATCACGCCCGCGTGCGGGAGGAGCTGCCCGTGCGCGCCCTCGCGCTCAGCAGGTCGGATCCGGCGCTGGAGACCGTCTTCGTCGACGTCGCCTGA
- a CDS encoding DUF3039 domain-containing protein — MSTPLDRPDQGGTATLDRELEELIREENLEPGDHERFSHFVKKDKILESAITGKPVRALCGKKWIPGRDPEKFPVCPTCKEIYESMVG; from the coding sequence ATGAGCACCCCCTTGGACAGACCTGACCAGGGAGGCACCGCCACCCTGGACCGAGAGCTCGAAGAGCTGATCCGCGAGGAGAATCTCGAGCCGGGTGATCATGAGCGCTTCTCCCATTTCGTCAAGAAGGACAAGATCCTGGAGTCCGCGATCACCGGCAAGCCTGTGCGCGCCCTCTGCGGCAAGAAGTGGATCCCGGGGCGTGATCCGGAGAAGTTCCCGGTGTGCCCCACCTGCAAGGAGATCTACGAGTCGATGGTCGGCTGA
- a CDS encoding ABC transporter ATP-binding protein produces the protein MKDAAREVEPVEEKPTSDQPTVDVAADTPEPVNSVPVEQATTDAAIVTTEDAAVAAHPGPPPPLPPDLRPPTVPAGLVIPPRPPLPVVQPQAEDVDTESAAGVVADAPGIAGEAEPAEVAPEDVVVEKTVADEPESPVAENPADDAVDDTVAIRVVAAEPEPDLEQTFLEESPFAEPIFEEPDLEEPIVDEPMIDEPDLEEPILEELEADDLTTDVDTEDAASVPVVEPDVDTGTPSDVDEATDLADPSAVEESSAAAAVVFDRDETDVETDVDGAVLRVRGITKVFGETRAVDGIDLTVPAGTFYGLVGPNGAGKTTTLSMIAGLLRPDRGSIEVNGIDAKTDPVGAKRAMGVLPDRLRTFDRLTGRQLLYYYGILRKLPPSVVESRTADLARAFDLTDALGRVVSDYSAGMAKKVMLAGAMIHSPRLLVLDEPFEAVDPVSSAVILDILGTYVAHGGTVILSSHGMDLVERVCSRVAVIVAGQVLAEGTVDEVRGELTLEQRFIELAGGLSDVEGLEWLHTFSD, from the coding sequence GTGAAGGACGCCGCGCGCGAGGTGGAGCCCGTCGAGGAGAAGCCGACCTCGGATCAGCCGACCGTCGACGTCGCCGCCGACACGCCCGAGCCGGTGAATTCCGTGCCCGTCGAGCAGGCGACTACGGATGCCGCGATCGTGACTACTGAGGATGCCGCGGTCGCGGCGCACCCCGGACCGCCACCGCCGCTGCCGCCCGACCTGCGCCCGCCGACCGTGCCTGCCGGCCTCGTCATCCCGCCGCGTCCGCCGCTGCCCGTCGTGCAGCCGCAGGCCGAGGATGTCGACACCGAGTCCGCCGCCGGCGTCGTCGCGGACGCGCCCGGGATCGCCGGCGAGGCGGAACCCGCCGAGGTCGCGCCCGAGGACGTCGTCGTCGAGAAGACGGTCGCGGACGAGCCCGAGAGCCCGGTCGCTGAGAACCCGGCTGACGACGCGGTCGATGACACGGTCGCCATCCGGGTCGTCGCCGCGGAGCCGGAGCCCGACCTCGAACAGACGTTCCTCGAGGAATCGCCGTTCGCCGAGCCGATCTTCGAGGAGCCGGACCTCGAAGAGCCGATCGTCGACGAGCCGATGATCGACGAGCCCGACCTCGAGGAGCCGATCCTCGAAGAGCTCGAAGCCGACGACCTCACGACGGACGTCGACACCGAGGACGCGGCATCCGTCCCCGTCGTCGAGCCCGACGTCGACACCGGGACTCCGTCCGATGTCGACGAGGCCACCGACCTGGCGGACCCCTCCGCGGTCGAGGAGTCCTCGGCCGCCGCCGCCGTGGTGTTCGACCGCGACGAGACCGACGTCGAGACGGACGTCGACGGCGCCGTGCTGCGGGTCCGCGGCATCACCAAGGTCTTCGGCGAGACGCGCGCCGTGGACGGCATCGACCTGACCGTCCCGGCCGGCACCTTCTACGGCCTGGTCGGCCCCAACGGCGCCGGCAAGACCACCACCCTCTCGATGATCGCCGGCCTGCTGCGCCCTGACCGGGGCTCGATCGAGGTCAACGGCATCGACGCGAAGACCGACCCGGTGGGGGCGAAGCGGGCGATGGGCGTGCTGCCCGACCGCCTGCGCACCTTCGACCGTCTGACGGGCCGCCAGCTGCTGTACTACTACGGCATCCTCCGCAAGCTTCCGCCGTCGGTGGTGGAGAGCCGCACCGCCGATCTTGCGCGCGCCTTCGACCTGACCGACGCGCTCGGCCGTGTCGTCTCCGACTACTCCGCCGGCATGGCGAAGAAGGTCATGCTCGCGGGAGCGATGATCCATTCGCCGCGCCTGCTCGTGCTCGACGAGCCGTTCGAGGCCGTCGACCCGGTCTCCAGCGCGGTCATCCTCGACATCCTCGGCACGTACGTCGCCCACGGCGGCACCGTGATCCTTTCCAGCCACGGCATGGACCTGGTCGAGCGGGTGTGCTCGCGGGTCGCGGTCATCGTGGCCGGGCAGGTGCTGGCCGAGGGGACCGTCGACGAGGTGCGCGGTGAGCTGACTCTCGAGCAGCGCTTCATCGAGCTGGCCGGCGGCCTCAGCGACGTGGAGGGTCTCGAGTGGCTGCACACGTTCTCCGACTGA
- a CDS encoding S8 family peptidase: MSATEDRPQLPREFRAIEPDADLEPDPAKPAPRGEEPSDVDEHDDDRRAPGPSGPLTPAFSLPGVPTTVSLVTDSVITRPLAERMSSARPDEPIGIVIELRTDSGISAGDAVGELRASVLIAAQGRKDVPEPWLSGTYLMAALTATEILELVRVDAEKGGAVRGGRQESKTAPRSFINRIWPNFEVRATIHRSVITTKSDAAVRSFDATGDGIVWAVLDTGVDATHPHFRTYDTLSLPDGVSARSFVPGSSDADALRDPNGHGTHVAGIIAGGQAVGPRGKPICAATWYRTAEGETGVQRVELDHISGMAPRTTIVPIKVLRDDRTGDLASLLEALQYIQDVNRGGRDLIVHGVNLSLGYPFDPSWFAAGLSPVCREVDRLVSDGVCVVVSSGNTGYGAARDTAGREMRLGFGMTINDPGNAARAITVGSTSIKPYATGVSYFSSKGPTGDGRLKPDLVAPGERVVSAGAGELLEKARATVRLEKGQKSADVTYVEDSGTSMSAPHVSGVAAAFLSVHREFIGKPDDVKRILMDSASDLGRERTFQGRGLVDAMRAIQSV; this comes from the coding sequence ATGTCGGCAACCGAGGATCGACCCCAGCTTCCGCGCGAATTCAGGGCGATCGAACCGGACGCCGACCTCGAGCCGGATCCCGCCAAGCCGGCACCGCGCGGCGAGGAGCCGTCGGACGTCGACGAGCACGACGACGATCGGCGGGCGCCGGGACCCTCCGGACCTCTGACCCCCGCGTTCTCCCTGCCCGGCGTGCCGACGACCGTCTCGCTCGTGACCGACTCCGTCATCACGCGGCCGCTGGCCGAGCGGATGTCCTCGGCCCGCCCCGACGAGCCCATCGGCATCGTCATCGAGCTGCGCACCGACAGCGGCATCTCCGCGGGCGATGCCGTGGGCGAGCTGCGCGCGTCGGTGCTCATCGCCGCCCAGGGCCGGAAGGACGTGCCGGAGCCCTGGCTGTCGGGCACCTACCTCATGGCCGCGCTCACCGCCACGGAGATCCTCGAGCTCGTCCGCGTGGACGCCGAGAAGGGCGGCGCCGTGCGGGGCGGCCGGCAGGAGTCCAAGACCGCTCCCCGCAGCTTCATCAACCGCATCTGGCCGAACTTCGAGGTGCGCGCGACGATCCACCGTTCGGTCATCACGACGAAGTCGGATGCCGCCGTCCGGTCGTTCGACGCCACGGGCGACGGCATCGTCTGGGCGGTGCTGGACACCGGCGTCGACGCGACGCATCCGCATTTCCGCACCTACGACACCCTGAGCCTCCCCGACGGGGTCAGCGCGCGCAGCTTCGTGCCGGGATCGAGCGACGCGGATGCGCTCCGCGACCCGAACGGGCACGGCACGCACGTCGCCGGCATCATCGCCGGCGGGCAGGCCGTCGGGCCTCGAGGGAAGCCGATCTGCGCGGCGACCTGGTACCGCACCGCGGAGGGCGAGACCGGCGTGCAGCGGGTCGAGCTCGACCACATCAGCGGCATGGCGCCGCGCACGACGATCGTGCCGATCAAGGTGCTGCGCGACGACAGGACCGGCGACCTCGCGTCGCTCCTGGAGGCGCTGCAGTACATCCAGGACGTCAACCGCGGCGGCCGCGACCTCATCGTGCACGGGGTCAACCTGTCACTCGGCTACCCCTTCGATCCATCGTGGTTCGCGGCGGGCCTCTCCCCCGTCTGCCGCGAGGTGGACCGCCTCGTCTCCGACGGCGTCTGCGTGGTCGTGTCGTCGGGCAACACCGGCTACGGCGCGGCGCGCGACACCGCCGGCAGGGAGATGCGGCTCGGCTTCGGCATGACGATCAACGACCCGGGCAACGCCGCGCGGGCGATCACCGTGGGCTCGACATCGATCAAGCCGTACGCCACCGGCGTGTCGTACTTCTCCTCCAAGGGGCCGACCGGCGACGGGCGCCTCAAGCCCGACCTGGTGGCCCCGGGCGAGCGGGTGGTCAGCGCGGGGGCGGGCGAGCTCCTGGAGAAGGCGCGCGCGACGGTGCGGCTGGAGAAGGGCCAGAAGTCCGCAGACGTCACCTATGTCGAGGATTCCGGCACCTCGATGTCGGCTCCGCATGTATCAGGAGTGGCCGCCGCCTTCCTCTCCGTCCATAGAGAGTTCATCGGCAAGCCCGACGACGTGAAGCGCATCCTCATGGACTCGGCGAGCGACCTCGGCCGCGAGCGGACATTCCAGGGACGCGGTCTCGTGGACGCGATGCGGGCGATCCAGAGCGTGTAG